A window of Lodderomyces elongisporus chromosome 8, complete sequence genomic DNA:
aggaagagaaggaagatgcagcagcagcagctgaAGATTCAAATGATTCACTGACAGAACTGGCAAATACTTTAGGCATTAACGAAGATAATTTATCTCAAACGCCCGATCTGGAAAGAGACTCTCGAGAAATTGAACGATTGCAAAATCCAGATACTCCTGAACCATCCAAGTTTGAACCCACTGAAAAGCAAGATCGAATGATGCAACAATTGGCTGATGCTCATAATGATCTCCCGTTGCGGGCTATTTCCCTCTATTCAGCTGGCTATTCACTGGTACATCCCGATAATGCACAAAATTGTCGAAACGAGCCAGAGTTTTCCAATTGGGTGGATAAATGGGTTGGAATGTTAGACTACATCTTGATGATTGTCCCATggaacaaacaacaagatACTAGAAAAATTGATACACCGCAGGATTTAGAGAAACACAAtgtaaaaattaaaaagctATTAAAGCTACctaaaccaaaagaaatggGACCAAAGCCAAATGGACAGCCTAGATTGTACCAGTATCCATCTGACCATCTATGTATCATGGCAGAAATTGAACTATTATAGAAAAGACCCTTGAACGATTTATAAACGTCAATAAAAGTCTTTATTTCacaattcttttctttccatttttttcacaatttgtttttttgcgCAAATGCTCAATTGATCCTTTGTATTGTAACTCAAtgtcttcattttttttttaaatctttttgtcttcaccgcacaaacacacatacatGTACATTATTACACACTGGTTCACTCtctttaaagaaaagattccgataaagaaaacgacttgtaaaacaaaaattgctCTCTCCAtatgcactttttttctaaatcCTTCCATGCTTTTGAAGCTAACGGTTCAACATAGTATCGACCAAATCCTCCAATGGTCCATAGTCCCTCCTACTGATCAAGTTGAACTCATTTGCCAATAACACATAGTGTTTCAAACTGGTATTTAAGTGGCTCTGTAATCCCAATTCGCTAATCTCATGGAAATGATGGCAATAAATATGCGCATAAATTCTGAATAATCTCTTGAAAATTGTCTTGACCAAGTTTGGAAATTGTTGAGGAAATGGAGCTCCAATCTTGGAAGGGAAaatattatcattatcaaaaaaattttgcaCCCAATTCATCAAGTTCTCAATGTATTCACACGCAGGCAAAGAGACAGGTCTTTTGGGCagtatttgcatttgcaggGTACTCCCATCTACAGCCTGCACCGGGTTCGAATCTTGCCATAAATATTCATATTCTTCGGTAGCAATCATTCTAGGACATGTCAAAGGTGAACAAAATTCAGTTATAGCACCATAAAGCATATTAATCTGGTTataaaaatcaacaacGTGGATAGCAAGCCACTCATTGAGATCTTCATCTTTAGGTAATTTAACAGCTTGAATCAATGCATTATCCGAACCCAAGGTTTGTTCCGCATAGTTTCTGATATCCCGGTGTGTAGAAacctgttgttgttgctgctgctgttgttgttgctgttgctgttgctgttgttgttgttgcagcggcagcagcagttggttgaagttgttgaagttgttgtttgcGAT
This region includes:
- the MOB1 gene encoding Mitotic exit network component, encoding MALFQNFNTHSLRSTRGFKLKQSSPTSSPQLATSSPQNNQNYSSQLNQSNNPYEYQTINKAPTIANNNFNNFNQSSSPSQQQQQQQQQQQQQQQQQQQVSTHRDIRNYAEQTLGSDNALIQAVKLPKDEDLNEWLAIHVVDFYNQINMLYGAITEFCSPLTCPRMIATEEYEYLWQDSNPVQAVDGSTSQMQISPKRPVSLPACEYIENLMNWVQNFFDNDNIFPSKIGAPFPQQFPNLVKTIFKRLFRIYAHIYCHHFHEISELGLQSHLNTSLKHYVLLANEFNLISRRDYGPLEDLVDTMLNR